A segment of the Pseudoalteromonas sp. DL-6 genome:
GAGTCGTTATCAGCGTATGCTAGCTACACCGAAACGTTTGTGCCACAAAAAGAGTTAGACATTAACGCTGAACAACTGGCTCCGGTTATTGGTAAAAGTGCTGAAGTTGGTTTAAAAGCACAACTTTTAGATGAGCAAGTATTTGTAACACTGGCCTATTTTGATGCTAAGCAAGATGGACTTGCTGTTGCACTTCCGGGCTCCCTTCCAAGCGATACGCGTTATTACGCTGCAGATGGTATTAACAGTGATGGTTTCGAAATTGAATTAAGCGGTCGCTTAACTGATGATTTAAGTGCCAGCATCAGCTTTAGCAATTTAAGTATTGATGGTGATGAACTCGTTAAAGATTACACCCCAGAAAACCAATTAAAAATGGCAGCCACTTATCAAGTGCCATTTATTGATGGTTTAACCTTAGGTGCTAATTACCGCTGGCAAGATTCTATTAGCCGTGTGCAAGTAAAAGATCCAGCAGGCAACGCATTGGCAACTACAAAACAAGATGCTTATGGCTTATTAGATTTAATGGCCACCTACGAAATTACTCAAAACGTCGGTGTTACCTTTAATGTTAATAACAGTACTGATGAAAAGTACATAAACAGCCTTTATTGGGAGCAAGGTTACTACGGGGCACCCCGTAACTACTCATTGTCAGTTAACTGGCAGCTGTAAACCTAAGCACTGGGCTCTCTTGAGCAGAGCTTAAGACTATTTATTAGCAAACAATAAAAAAGCGCTAACCTAAATGGTTAGCGCTTTTTTTAAGCTCGGGTCAAATCAAGCTTTAAAACTAATTGGCTTAAAGGTCGCCTTCATCACCTAATACGTCTTCGCCATCTTCTGGCTCAACCGTTGCTTTTAGCAATAGCATCTCACGCAATTTACCTTCAATTTCATCTGCAATCTCAGGGTTTTCTTTAAGGAACTTAATCGAATTAGACTTACCTTGGCCAACTTTGTTGCCATTGTAGCTGTACCAAGCACCCGCTTTTTCAACAATTTTGTGCTTAACACCTAAATCAATCAGCTCGCCCTGCTTAGAAATACCTTCGCCATACATAATGATAAATTCAGCTTGTTTAAACGGCGGTGCAACTTTGTTTTTCACAATTTTAACGCGCGTTTCATTACCAACAACTTCATCGCCTTCTTTTACCGAACCAATACGGCGAATATCAATACGTACAGAGGCGTAAAATTTCAGGGCATTACCACCAGTTGTTGTTTCAGGGTTACCAAACATTACACCAATTTTCATACGGATTTGGTTAATGAAAATACATAGTGTGTTTGAACGCTTAATGTTACCTGTAAGCTTACGTAATGCTTGTGACATTAAACGTGCTTGTAGACCCATGTGTGAATCACCCATGTCGCCTTCAATCTCAGCTTTTGGTGTCAATGCTGCAACCGAATCGACAATCACTACATCAACCGCGCTTGAACGCACTAACATGTCACAAATTTCCAGTGCTTGCTCACCTGTATCTGGTTGAGATACCAGTAACTCATCAATGTTAACACCTAGTTTTTGTGCATAAATTGGATCAAGAGCATGCTCAGCATCAACAAAGGCACAGGTTTTACCTTCTTTTTGAGCTTCAGCGATAACTTGCAATGTTAGCGTTGTTTTACCTGATGACTCTGGGCCATATACTTCAACAATACGCCCCATCGGCAAGCCGCCTATGCCTAAGGCAATATCAATACCTAGCGAGCCTGTTGATACAGCGTCAATGTTTAACGCTTTATTGTCACCCAATTTCATGATTGAGCCTTTACCAAATTGACGTTCAATTTGTGATAAAGCTGCGTCCAACGCTTTTTGTTTGTTATCGTTCATTTTCTTCTCCAAATCCAGCTAATGCAGACAAGTATACTGTATGAAATCACAGTATCAAGCTAATTTTATTATTTTATCTTCTCTATTATGATTTTTAAAGAAAATACAATAGCTTGCAGCCTAACTTGCGCCCTGTTACCATTAAATACTTGTTCAAACGTCCAGTGTTTACCATTAATTTGCAGTCCAAACCACACGAGCCCTACCGGTTTGCCCTCAGTAGCACCACCGGGTCCTGCAATCCCTGAAATAGCAATGCCAATATCAGCATTTGCAGCCTTACAAGCGCCTGCTGCCATCTCAATGACTGTTTGTTCGCTCACCGCGCCAAATTCCTCTAGGGTATCATGCTTCACATTGAGTAATTCATGCTTTGCGTTATTGCTATAAGTGACAAATGCACGGTCAATATATGCTGAGCTGCCTGGGGTATCGGTAAGCGAATAACTCACTCCACCACCAGTACATGATTCAGCGGTAGTGATCCATAAGCGTTTATCCGTTAAAATAGCGCCTAATTGCGCAGCAAGTGTCTTAATCTCTTGATGTAATTCCATATTCAGCCTTTGGGTAAATACATGTCGTTTGATCTTTATGCACCGCACACTATAAAACAACAAACCCCTATGATGCAGCAGTATCTAAAAATAAAATCAGAGCATCGCGATATTTTATTGTTTTATCGGATGGGGGATTTTTACGAACTCTTTTTTGATGACGCAAAACGCGCCGCGCAGTTGCTTGATATTTCACAAACTCACCGTGGCAAAGCAGGGGGCGATCCTATTCCTATGGCAGGCGTGCCTTATCATGCGGTAGAAAACTACTTAGCCCGCTTAGTGCAAATGGGCGAGTCGGTGGCTATTTGTGAACAAGTGGGCGACCCTGCCACCAGCAAAGGCCCTGTTGAGCGCAAAGTAGTACGTATTGTAACTCCTGGTACTATTTCTGACGAAGCCTTACTGCAAGAGCGCCAAGACAACTTACTAACCAGTGTTTGGCAAAATAAAAAAGGCTTATACGGTGTTGCGTATCTTGATATCAACTCTGGGCGCTTCAACATTGTTGAAGTTAGTACCGATGAAGCATTTAGCTCAACCCTACAACGCTTAGCGCCTGCTGAATTACTATATAGTGAACACTTTGAAAACACTCATTTAATTGAACATATTAAGGGAGCGCGTCGTCGCCCTGATTGGGAGTTTGACCTTGATACCGCGCAACACTTACTGTGTGAGCAGTTTGGCACCAAAGATTTAGTCGGTTTTGGGGTCGACAAAGCGCATAGCGCCTTGGTAGCGGCAGGCTGTTTAATGCAATACGT
Coding sequences within it:
- the recA gene encoding recombinase RecA, whose protein sequence is MNDNKQKALDAALSQIERQFGKGSIMKLGDNKALNIDAVSTGSLGIDIALGIGGLPMGRIVEVYGPESSGKTTLTLQVIAEAQKEGKTCAFVDAEHALDPIYAQKLGVNIDELLVSQPDTGEQALEICDMLVRSSAVDVVIVDSVAALTPKAEIEGDMGDSHMGLQARLMSQALRKLTGNIKRSNTLCIFINQIRMKIGVMFGNPETTTGGNALKFYASVRIDIRRIGSVKEGDEVVGNETRVKIVKNKVAPPFKQAEFIIMYGEGISKQGELIDLGVKHKIVEKAGAWYSYNGNKVGQGKSNSIKFLKENPEIADEIEGKLREMLLLKATVEPEDGEDVLGDEGDL
- a CDS encoding CinA family protein, producing the protein MELHQEIKTLAAQLGAILTDKRLWITTAESCTGGGVSYSLTDTPGSSAYIDRAFVTYSNNAKHELLNVKHDTLEEFGAVSEQTVIEMAAGACKAANADIGIAISGIAGPGGATEGKPVGLVWFGLQINGKHWTFEQVFNGNRAQVRLQAIVFSLKIIIEKIK